One Lytechinus pictus isolate F3 Inbred chromosome 12, Lp3.0, whole genome shotgun sequence genomic region harbors:
- the LOC129272842 gene encoding lactadherin-like, translating into MTNGEVMATRPLGMEDRSIADSQLSASSCWNTIQCASTARLFNEYQAWSPKKNDKKPWIQVDLRQSFRLEAVLTQGRDNAENWVKSFLVPYSLDGYSWTYSLGNDGQPQVFHSNQDRNSLVVNPFRPAFVARFVRIEPLSWHHHVSLRFELFGAGPIPVVPNTLGLEDYRIPDSELYASSCYHDRNCAKYARLNFAGDERQGETSRYTVTSSEKLPGAWIPRFDDHNQWVGVDLVDKYRVVGVITQGRQDADQWVTSFAVSHSMDGKMWSFIQDCGHEEKIYQGNHDRATPIINVFETPLTARAVRVHPKRWTRHIALRLELLGNGPVAEVGIDENKLGLESGRIPNSSLAASSCISDDAYCSESARLNHEVGGWVPRINDLAQWIQVDLMAVYRLTGVITQGRSDAAHWVTRYTVWTSQESRGNWIPVTESTCGEAKEIKIFTGNCDQFSHFTNRFNPPILARYVLLAPVAWHDHIGLRFELLGEGPFMLPDVAVH; encoded by the exons ATGACAAACG GTGAAGTGATGGCAACTCGACCACTAGGTATGGAAGACAGAAGCATTGCTGACTCCCAGCTCAGTGCGTCATCATGTTGGAATACGATACAGTGTGCGAGCACGGCAAGGTTATTCAATGAATACCAAGCATGGTCACCaaagaaaaatgataagaaACCATGGATACAG GTTGACTTACGCCAGTCGTTTCGTCTAGAAGCCGTTCTGACTCAAGGTCGAGATAATGCCGAAAATTGGGTGAAGTCATTCTTGGTGCCATACAGTTTAGATGGATACTCCTGGACGTATAGTCTAGGAAACGATGGTCAACCTCAG GTTTTTCACAGCAATCAAGATCGAAACAGTTTGGTGGTGAACCCCTTCAGACCGGCGTTCGTCGCCCGATTCGTCCGTATCGAGCCTCTATCATGGCACCATCACGTCTCATTGAGGTTTGAGCTGTTTGGTGCAGGTCCTATTCCAG TTGTACCGAATACCCTGGGCCTGGAGGATTATCGAATACCGGATTCCGAACTTTACGCATCCAGTTGCTACCACGATCGCAACTGCGCGAAATACGCGCGTCTCAACTTCGCTGGCGATGAGCGACAAGGGGAAACCTCGAGGTACACAGTGACGTCATCGGAGAAACTCCCAGGCGCGTGGATACCACGATTTGACGATCACAACCAATGGGTAGGAGTAGATCTGGTAGATAAATACCGAGTGGTTGGTGTCATCACGCAAGGAAGGCAAGACGCGGACCAATGGGTGACGTCATTTGCTGTATCGCATAGCATGGATGGCAAGATGTGGTCGTTCATACAGGATTGTGGTCATGAAGAGAAG ATCTATCAAGGGAATCACGACCGTGCAACACCGATCATCAACGTCTTTGAGACTCCCTTGACGGCTCGTGCAGTCAGGGTTCATCCAAAGAGATGGACCAGGCATATTGCTCTCAGACTAGAACTCCTCGGTAATGGACCAGTCGCAG AAGTTGGGATTGACGAGAACAAGTTGGGCCTGGAAAGTGGTCGTATACCCAACTCGAGTCTTGCCGCGTCCTCGTGCATCAGCGACGACGCGTACTGTTCCGAATCGGCGAGACTCAACCACGAGGTCGGGGGATGGGTGCCCCGCATCAATGATCTCGCTCAATGGATCCAGGTTGATCTCATGGCTGTGTATCGTTTGACGGGAGTTATAACTCAGGGGCGGAGTGATGCCGCTCACTGGGTGACCCGGTATACTGTCTGGACCAGCCAAGAGAGTAGAGGGAATTGGATCCCAGTGACTGAATCGACATGCGGAGAAGCAAAAGAG ATTAAAATATTCACTGGTAACTGCGACCAGTTTTCTCACTTCACCAACCGATTCAATCCACCCATCCTGGCCCGTTACGTCCTGCTCGCTCCTGTAGCGTGGCATGACCACATTGGTCTCAGATTCGAACTTCTCGGCGAAGGCCCGTTCATGTTACCCGATGTTGCTGTCCATTGA